The DNA window gggacctcaggtggtcacctagtccaacctcctgttcaaagcaggaccaatccccaactaaatcatctactttttttttaatgtttgccccagatccctaaatggccccttcaaggattgaactcacaacccagggtttagcagccaatgctcaaaccactgagctatccttccccccgcAAAAGGaatagtgatgaagtgagctgtagctcatgaaagcttatgctcaaataaatttgttcgtttctagggtgccacaagtactccttttctttttgcaaatacagactaacacagctgctactctgaaacctgtttccacCCTGTTTCCACTCTTGGCACTTTCCTCTGAAATCTACATTTAGTCTTAACATTTCAGCCTTtaaccaggagaggaaggggagtttctgaatatttatggaattaattcatgagatttgattaacttTGAACTCCATGTCCTTCTGATTCAATCacacagatttattgttcctagacTCAACCCATGGCAGACTGgagaaaccaaacagccatcacagaattcttcctcctgggatttGGGGAGCTCCCTGACctacaaattcttctcttcctgatatTCCTAGTGATGTACATGGCAACCGTGTCCGGGAACACCCTCATCATGGTGCTtattgtggctgatcagcaccttcacacccccatgtacttcttcctggggaatttgtcctgcatagagacctgctacaccacaaccatcctgccccggatgctggccagtctcctgactggggacagaaccatttcagtcagtggctgcatcacacaactgtatttctttgggTCTCTGGCAGGTACGGAATGCTGTCTCCtagcagcgatgtcttatgatcgctatttagcgatatgtaaacCCCTGCATtattcaactcttatgaatacCAGGTTTTGCCTCCATttggctgctggctcctggttAAATGGTTTTTTGGCTCTTACCATCTTGGTCTCattcctatcacagttaatattctgtggcccaaatgaaattgaccatttctattgtgatgcCATTCCACtgatagagctctcctgcagtgacacccaccaGGTCATATTGATGGATTTCATACTAGcctgtgtattcaccctgcctccattcctactaaccctgatgtcctacatgtgcatcatcgccaccatcctgagaatcccttccaccaccaggaggcaaaaggccttttccacctgctcctctcacctcattgtggtgacaattttctatggaaccctaatgattgtGTACCTGCTACCGAAACATGAGACACTGAGAGACCTGAACAAAGTGCTCTCTCTTTGCTACACGGTCCTAACTCCCCTggtaaaccccctcatctacagcctgagaaacagagaggtcaaagaAGCCTTGAGCAAAGCagtcagtaaatgtggctttcACAGAAATGTGCAGATACACCTAGATAATAACatagcctgaggttttcaaagctgcctgggtgatttcagcaatcaGCCCCCATTAAAAtgaagttgaaaagtcccagttaaaatctcagcactcagtgttgtccattttagtggaaggaccagggagggaaAACTATGTTTCGATCATGGAGTTTTTAACTGGGTACTAGGCAGAGTGGAGACAAAATTTTAACCGACTTTTATATCtgtaaaaaagccatttttgatcaaaataaatgtttggagaATAAAAATACTAACTCCTGGTGCAGCATATGTGGGGACATAAacctgggaaatctgccacctCTGAAATTGTGCTTATTGCCAGCATAgccctctgcaaaccaaccacCTTTACTGTGCTCACACAGGCCAGATGCAAACAACCAGGCCacagcagtgacctctggacacttcaccaggaGCAGAGTTATAGCCTTTCTTGCCCttccactttggctgctgtaagaatccctctaggcaaaccttaagttacaaaaagacacaaaatggtCGAGGTGGCAACATGTTGTAAGGGTGAGACcattgggtctgtgttcatctatgcaaattggtgaggatttttatcaagccttccccacgaaagggggtgtagggtttgggaggattttgcggggggaatcatagagtcatagaatatcagggttggaagtcaagaggtcatctagtccaaccccctgctcaaagcaggactgatccccgactaaatcatcccagccagggctttgtcaagcctgaccttaaaaacttctagggaaggagattccaccacctccctaggtaacacattccagtgtttcaccaccctcctagtgaaaaagtttttcgtaatatccaacctaaatctctttcactgcaacttgagaccattactccttgttctgtcatctgctaccactgagaacagtctagagccatcatCTTTgaaatcccctttcaggtagttgaaagcagctatcaaatcccccctcatttttctcttctgaagactaaacatccccagtttcctcatcctctcctcataagtcatgtgttccagtcccctaatcatttttgttgccctccgctggactctttccaatttttccacatccttcttgtagtggggggcccaaaactggacacagtactccagatgaggcctcaccaatgttgaatagaggggaatgatcacgtccctcgatctgctggcaatgcccctacgtatacatcccaaaatgccattggccttcttcgcaacaagggcacactgttgactcatatccagcttctcgtccactgtaacccctaggtccttttctgcggaactgctgcctagccattcggtccctagtctgtagcggtgcatgggattcttccgtcctaagtgcaggactctgcacttgtcctttttgaacctcatcagatttcttttgtcccaatcctccaatttgtctaggtccctctgtatcctatctctaccctccagcgtatctacctctcctcccagtttagtgtcatctgcaaacttgctaagggtgcaatccacaccatcctccagatcatttatgaagatattgaagaaaaccggccccaggaccgacccctggggcactccacttgataccagctgccaactagacatggagccattgatcactacccgttgagccaatcgacaatctagccagctttctatccaccttatagtccattcatccagcccatacttcttgaacttgctggcaagaatactgtgggagaccgtgtcaaaagctttgctaaagtcaaggaacaacacgtccactgctttcccttcatccacagagccagttgtctcgtcatagaaggcaattagatttgtcaggcatgacttgcccttggtgaatccatgctgactgttcctgatcactttcctctcctctaagtgcttcacagttgattccttgaggacctgctccatgatttttccagggactgacgtgaggctgactggcctgtagttccctggatcctcctttttccctttttaaaagatgggcactacattagcctttttccagtcatctgggacctctcccgagcgccatgagttttcaaagataatggccaatggctctgcaatcacattcgccaactcctttagcactcttggatgcaacgcatccggccccatggacttgtgctcatccagcttttctaaatagtccctgtcataaatataaaggaaagggtaaacccctttgaaatccctcctggccagaggaaaaactcctctcacctgtaaagggttaagaagctaaaggtaacctcgctggcacctgaccaaaatgaccaatgaggagacaagatactttcaaaagctaggaggagggagagaaacaaagggtcaatgctgtttctgccggggatagaccaggaatggagtcttagaacttttagtaagtaatctagctaggtacgtgttagattatgatttctttaaatggctgagaaaagaactgtgctgaatagaataactatttctgtctgtgtatctttttttgtaacttaaggttttgcctagaggggttctctatgtttttgaatctaattaccctaccatcccgattttacaggggggatttctttacttctatttacttctatttctattaaaagtcttcttgtaagaaaactgaatgcttttttcattgttctcagatccaagggtttgggtctgtggtcacctatgcaaattggtgttgctttttatccaacatttcccaggaaagggggggggtgcaagtattgggaggattgttcattgtttttaagatccaagggtctgggtctgtagtcacctaggcaaattggtgaggttttttaccaaaccttgtccaggacgtggggtgcaaggttttgggaagtattttggggggaaagacgtttccaaacagctcttccccagtaaccagtatttgtttggtggtggtagcggccaatccaaggacaaagggtggaatattttgtaccttg is part of the Eretmochelys imbricata isolate rEreImb1 chromosome 14, rEreImb1.hap1, whole genome shotgun sequence genome and encodes:
- the LOC144274981 gene encoding olfactory receptor 6N1-like; translated protein: MADWRNQTAITEFFLLGFGELPDLQILLFLIFLVMYMATVSGNTLIMVLIVADQHLHTPMYFFLGNLSCIETCYTTTILPRMLASLLTGDRTISVSGCITQLYFFGSLAGTECCLLAAMSYDRYLAICKPLHYSTLMNTRFCLHLAAGSWLNGFLALTILVSFLSQLIFCGPNEIDHFYCDAIPLIELSCSDTHQVILMDFILACVFTLPPFLLTLMSYMCIIATILRIPSTTRRQKAFSTCSSHLIVVTIFYGTLMIVYLLPKHETLRDLNKVLSLCYTVLTPLVNPLIYSLRNREVKEALSKAVSKCGFHRNVQIHLDNNIA